GGAATCCCTGCAAGGGACCGTCATCATCCTCGCACAAAGTCAGCATATCCCGGTCGTGCTCCCCTTTGAAGGCGAAATTTTCCGGTAATACCACCAATCCGGCACCCGATTCGGCTGCTTCACCGATCAGTCTCTCCGCCTCCAGCAGGTTAGCGCTGACGTTGGGACTGGAAGCCATCTGTATCGCTGCAACTTTATTCTTCTTACCGCTCATGTGAAAACTCTTCGGTCAGTTTCTGGCCATCCTGATGATTCTATGGTCCGGTTTCGAGGATAGCATCATGAACCTTGATGCTACCAGCGATGTCTTGCGTAATCCGCCGCCTCACAACGTGTGTCTACCACGCGTTAGATGTGGTATTCAGGGCGGCATGTCCACTCATTCGCCCGGCATCTCCGGCATTAATGCCCTTCCGCGCGTATCCTCTTGACTCTTATTGACTTGGATAAACTGGGGTTCATCCCAACTGCCGGTGACTTCATAGGTGCGCATGGCAATCCGGTCGAACAGCCGGCCTATCAATTTTTGAGTCATTGCCAGCGCCACACCTGCGGTAGGATTAATCGCCAGTGTACCCAGCAGTGGCAGGGTGGCACTGACATTAGGTGTGACTACAACCTTTTGGTCGTAGGACCGGGTCGCCAAGCCGGTGCGTCCACGTACATCGACAACCGCAGCGGTACTCTTCATGACCAGATCCGAGGTATAGGCATCGCCATCGTTGATCGTGAAATTACCTTCTATCGAATCAAATGCCAATCCTTTGGAAAACAGATCGGAAAAATCGAGGGCGAGGCGCTTGCCTAACGCATTGAGACTGAACAGGCCGATAAGTCGGCCGACACCAGGATCGACATTGTTCACCAGTCCCTTATCCACCTTCAGCGATATACTGCCGTAGAGCTTTTCCGCCCCCATCTCCAGTGGCGACGTGGGCCAGTAGAGTTCTGCCTTGACATCAGTGGGAGCCTGCTCGATACCGGTAGCGATTCCCAAGGCGTGCTGGAGGTCACCCAGGCTGTTTGTATGCAACTTCAGATTCAGTGAGGTACTGTGACCCTTGGGTGTCAGGCGCCAATACCCCTGTCCGGTGAGATCAACCATGTCTCCGACCAGGGCCAGGCTATCGACAGTGATTCCATCGGCCTCCTTTCTCCAGGTGATATAGCCTTTACCCATAGGATTATCGTTGATGTAGAGGTCTTCCACTGTGAGATTGATGGCGGGCACATCCCTGGGATCGAGGTCCGTCATCTGGCGCTGCTCATCCCCTTGCCCGGTAATCCCTCTCGCCAGCTCCTCAAGATCGAATTTAATATAATCAAAACGACCGAAGATGGGTTGCTGATCGAGTTGACCCGGCACCTGCATCATGCCCTGAGCTGTCTCGGATGTCAGATTGATCCGATAGCCGTCCGCATAGTTTTTGTAGGTGAATCGGGTATCGGGACAGGCTGTGCCCAGTGCTATGAGCTCGTCCACCCGCAAATCCATGGTAATGGTTGGCGGACCGCCCCGGCCCGAAGCAGCTTGCTGTGCGACCCAGCTGATCCAGCTGTCCGCGTTCAGCCTCTCCAGATGGCCGCTCATGTGGAAGCCTTCCGCATCCTCCAGCGACAGTGCTTCCTGGGAAAATCCGATAGCGGCAATCCAGGGTTTTTCCCGCGCCTCGAAAAAGCGGAACAAGGCATGGGTTTTTTCATCATACCGGACTCTCAACTCCGTGGATTCATCACGGCGCAAATCGGCGCCCATATCGAATTTCACCTTTGACTCGGCTGCTTTACCGAGGGGTTTCGGCATCGTTATCGATATTCCCTGCAGGTCAGAATTGAGATTCAGCCTGACCGGCACCTGGCTCTCATGATGGGCAATCCTGACTTCAACATCGCCCTCGCCGACACCCAGAAAATAATCAAGCTTCCACTCCGGAAACTGTTGTTTCAGGCGCGCCAGATTGATAGGCATGTGGGCCTTCACCCGGGTCCAATGTTCACCCTCATGACTGTAGGGCATGACATCCAGGTCAATTTCGTCTCCCAGCAGCCTGGCCCTAATACCTTTCCCCATTACTCCTGTACGGTTGAATTGAAGTCTGCCGCTGATCCGGTCGATCTTGAGATCGGCCTTCTTGATGGTTAACGCGGATTGATCAAAACTGACCGCGCCTTCTATCTTCAACTGATCCCGCTTGTTGAGCGGTATCGCCAGATCGACCCAGGTCTTGGTCGCCCCATCCACCTCCACCGCATCGACGAAAGCATGAAAATCACTGCGTAGCGGGGTATCGCCCAGAATCGCCATCAGATCCTGCAATGATCCAGTTGCCGTTCCCTGAATCTTTACAGGAGAGGCCTCCTTCAATCTTTCGATTTCAATTGCCACATCCTGCAGCTGACTGTTCAGCAGCATGCCCTCCTGCAGTATCACCTGCAATCCATTATTGACAAAATGGACCTCTGCCACCCCCTCCGACAGCCGCGGCCATTGGCTCATATAGTCGAGAATCAGGTCCTCGACACCGAACCAGACCTCGAATCGGCCTTGATGCTGGAGGAAAGGAAACTCACTGAGTGGGCCATAGAGTAGAAAGCTACCCGATTTCACATAGCCGCTCACTACCGCCTTATCGAGCCAGGAGACCAGTTCGTCAGGCATAATCCCAACAGGAAGATAGTCACTCTTTCGCGAACCATCCGCATCCCAGAAATCGGATTGCATATCAATGAACAGGTCCTTGCCGGTGAAGGGTATCTGCAGATCGATGCGGGAGAGCGTCTTAACATCCGGGGAACTCATCTGCACATGATCGCTGTTGAGATGCAGCCCCTTTTCGAGATCAAATTTCCATGCGAAGTCACCCATTGCGCGTCGTGCATGCAGGGGCTTGCGGAACAGATTCGGTGAATCGAGCATCAGATTGCTGCTATCGACTCTCAACCAACCCCCTGCCTGGTCGCCATCGAAGGCCAGTTTCAATCCGCTCACACCTGGTACATCCTGCCATGGCTGGTGCGCATAGCCATCGACCTCCCCTTTCAAATGCCAGGTGAGGTCACCCTGACGGGGCTTGAGAAACCCAAACTCGAGACGACTCAGTCTTCCCTGAGGCGACAGCCCTCCGAGTGCCGCATGCAACGCTGGATTGGGTAGTCTCTGAATCGCTAAAAAGTCATTCAACTCCTTCAATGACAGGGCATCCGCGCTCAGTTCAAAACGCGTCTGCTGCTGTTCCAATAGCTGCCAGGTGATCCGCACCTGCTCGGTTGGCCATTCCCCATGGGCTTGCTCTATATCAAGCTGGTCGAGCTCCAGATGCCAACCATCATGCAAGCGTTTCCATTCAAGCCCGGTTGAAAGCCGTGCCAAAGCGAAAGGTTCAGTTCGTCCCGGTCCCGTAATTCGAAAGTCGCTCAGCTGGCCTTTTCCACGCAGATTCTGCAGCTCGCCCTGCCGGAGATCACCCCACAGCTCAACCTCAAGTTCACCCTCGTCAATGGTATAGGAGGGAGGCATCCACTCAGGCAGCCGCCCACCTATCACCAGCCCTTCGCATCTGAAATAGAATTCACCGCTCATCGCCAGCGATGACGCATCCTTCTGCAGCAGATCGGCGATCAGTCGAACCGACTCCTCCCCACGTTTACCGATACGTGTGCTGAGTGAGAGTTGGTGGCGCAATCCGTCGTTACGCAGTTCCAAATTAACCCCGGAGAGTCTGAGCGGAGGCTGGTCAGGGATGGCGCTTTTCAGGTGGATCTCGGTATCCAGCAAACGCAGTTGATTCTGTCCCAGCAGGATGGCCGCCACGGTATCCGGATCCCCCTCGCTCACTCCACCCATACCCTGTAGTGCCACGCTACCATCCGAGAATCGTTCAAGCTTTAGCTTGGTCCCTATGACAGTGGCTTCACCCAGTCGCAGGCGACCTGAGATGAGGCTTTCCAATAGCTGTATGTTGACCAATACCTCCGGGGCATACAGCAGGGGTTCACTGCTCTTCTCATCGAGCACGCTGACATCGGTAAAATTGAGTGCCAGGTGAATACCCTTCACCTGGGCCTTCATATCGCCGATCTTCAGATCAACACCCGCCCCCTCTTCGGCGACACGCTCTATCTGCCGCCGATAGGGATCAAGATCGATGAGGGGTACAATCAGGCGCAATGCACTGATCAACAGCGCAGCTACGATCACCAGCCAAGCCAGGGATTGCCAGAACCTGGCGTGAAGGTACTTAGCGACAGTCAGCATCTGAAGGATAGGTGGTGACAGACATCACACCAGCACGACGTCATAGTGCTCCTGGGTGTAAAGCATCTCCACCTGCAGCTTGATTGGATGTCCGATAAACTGCTCCAGCTCCGCCAGATGAGTGGATTCCTCGTCCAGGAGCCTGTCGATCACCTCTTGCGATGCCAGCACCAGCAGTGACTCCACATCGAATTGGCGCGACTCCCGGAGAATCTCCCTGAAGATCTCGTAGCAGGTTGTCTCAGCCGTTTTCATGGAACCCCTGCCACCGCAGCAGGGACAGGGTTCGCAGAGTACATGTTCCAGGGATTCACGAATGCGTTTACGGGTCATCTCCACCAGCCCAAGGGAGGAGACCTCGGTGATTTGCGTACGCGCATGATCATGAGCCAGGCACTTCTCCAGGGCACGCAATACCTGTCGTCGGTGTTCGGGATCAAGCATATCGATAAAATCGATAATAATGATGCCACCCAGGTTTCTCAGACGCAGATGTCGGCAGATAGCTTGCGCCGCCTCCAGGTTTGTCTTGAATATGGTCTCCTCTAAATTTCTATGGCCTACGAAGGCCCCGGTATTGACATCGATAGTGGTCATCGCTTCGGTCTGATCGATCACCAGATGGCCACCCGATTTGAGCTGCACCTTGCGTTCCAGGGCCTTCTGAATCTCATCTTCGACCCCGTACAGATCAAACAGCGGCCGCTGACCCGGGTAATACTCGATAAACTGTTTGATGTCGGGGATGAATTTCTGCGCGAAGGTGATCGCCTTTTGGTGGGTCTCCTTGGAATCGATACGCACCTTCTCCACATCGGGACCGACCAGGTCGCGAAGCGAGCGCAGGGGCAGAGAGAGGTCTTCATGGATCAACTCGATACCATTATGCAACTTGCTCTTCTCCTGAATCGACGACCAGAGACGCGCCAGGAATCGCATATCCGCTTGCAACGAGAGCTCATCGACGCCCTCGGCCGCGGTACGGGCGATGTAGCCACCGGATATCTCCCCCGCCTCGGCCACTTGGTTCAACAGTTCACGCAGGCGCTGGCGCTCATCCTCGGCCTCGATTCGCTGCGAAATGCCCATATTCCCCAGTGAAGGCATAAATACCAGATGGCGTGAAGGTATGGAGATATTGGTCGTCAGGCGGGCGCCCTTTGTGCCGATGGGATCCTTCAGTACCTGCACGATCACATAGTCGCCTTCGCGCAACAGTTCATGGATGTTGTCCGTCTTGGGCTTGTCGGTTGTTTCCCCTATATCGGAAACGTGCAGGAACGCCGCCCGCTCCAGACCGATATCGACAAATGCCGCCTGCATACCGGGCAATACCCGGCATACCTTGCCCTTATAGACATTGCCGACCAGACCACGCTTGCCGTAGCGTTCGATGATCACCTCTTGCACCGCACCGTTCTCGATTACCGCAACCCGAGTCTCGGGCGGTGTCACATTTATCAATATCTCTTCACTCATACATCAATTACGCTCTTATTTTCATTATCAAATTGGATGCCGTTGCGGCTAAGTAATTCCGCTGTCTCGAACAGGGGCAATCCCATCACCCCCGAATAACTCCCATGCAACATACTGACAAAGCGCGCCCCAACCCCCTGGATGGCATAACCTCCCGCTTTATCGGCGGGTTCGCCCGTAGCCCAATAGGCTGTCATTTCCGCCTCGCTCAGCACCCTGAAGCTGACCTCGCTGTGACTTAGCTCCATTTCAACACCCCGCCAATCCAGCGCCACCGCGGTATAGACCTGATGGGTCCTGCCCGACAACTGTTTCAGCATCCACAACCCATGGTCTCTGTCCATTGGCTTACCCAGCACCCTGTTCTCAACCACAACGCTAGTGTCAGCGGCCAGTACCGGCAAAGATTCACCCCCCGCGGCCAGTCCGGCCCCCGCCTCTGCCTTCTCCCTCGCCAGGCGCAACACATAGGCTATCGGCTCTTCATCAGGCCGCTGCTGTTCATCAATATCGATCTCGAGCAGGGCGTGGCTGATGCCGATCTGGCTCAGCAATGCCCTCCGGCGAGGCGAGCGGGACGCCAGGTAGATGACAGGATTCTCCTTCATAATGGGCAGTTTCCTCTTGATGACATCCAGTTTTTTATACTTTTTATCTTAATCCCGGACGGCTGCAGCTGTTCATATCGGGATTTTTATTACGACCGCCCTCTGCAACCGGTGTTGCACACACTTCAGGCCACTACCCTGCCCGATGGTATGGGTGGTTGCGTATCATACTCCAGGCCCGGTACAACTGCTCGGACACCACCACCCTGACCAGGGGGTGGGGAAGGGTCAGAGGAGACAGGGACCACCGTCCATCCGCCCGTTGCAGACACTCTGGCGCCAATCCTTCGGGTCCACCCACCAGCAATGCGATATCGCGGCCACCCGACATCCACTGCTCAAGCTTGCCCGCCAAGCGTTCCGTACTCCAAGCGCTGCCGGTGACATCCAGCGCCAGTACCTGGCAGCCCTTGGGGATTGACTTGAGCATCCGTTCGCCCTCATCACGCATCGCCCGTGCAATATCGGCGTTCTTACCACGATGGCCCGCTGCGATCTCGATCAGCTGCAAGGTACATTCAGCAGGTAATCGGCGTGCATACTCCTCATACCCCTCAGCAACCCAGCGTGGCATGCGGTTTCCCACGGATATCAGATAGATATTCATAGGTGTGAATTGTACGGGATTCTACGACATCTTGGGCGTGCAACCTCCGGAAACTGTTAAATGGTCGCTTTTTTGTCCGCAAATGAACGCTGATGAGCGCAAATGTTCTAGAACAGTCATTTGTAGGCATGTTGCGAGACAACTTACTGTTTTCAAATATGCTGACAGCAGACAAGAAACGAGGTTGCCTCATTCCACCCAAGTGAATGATAAATATAAGGAATTCTTTAATCACACCTGCTAATACTGCGTAACCGACAAGCCAGATACCACTCTACTCTGTGCTCCTGTATATATTTGTGTTTATTCGCGTTAATTTGCGGACTGAAA
This sequence is a window from Candidatus Thiodiazotropha sp. LNASS1. Protein-coding genes within it:
- the rng gene encoding ribonuclease G → MSEEILINVTPPETRVAVIENGAVQEVIIERYGKRGLVGNVYKGKVCRVLPGMQAAFVDIGLERAAFLHVSDIGETTDKPKTDNIHELLREGDYVIVQVLKDPIGTKGARLTTNISIPSRHLVFMPSLGNMGISQRIEAEDERQRLRELLNQVAEAGEISGGYIARTAAEGVDELSLQADMRFLARLWSSIQEKSKLHNGIELIHEDLSLPLRSLRDLVGPDVEKVRIDSKETHQKAITFAQKFIPDIKQFIEYYPGQRPLFDLYGVEDEIQKALERKVQLKSGGHLVIDQTEAMTTIDVNTGAFVGHRNLEETIFKTNLEAAQAICRHLRLRNLGGIIIIDFIDMLDPEHRRQVLRALEKCLAHDHARTQITEVSSLGLVEMTRKRIRESLEHVLCEPCPCCGGRGSMKTAETTCYEIFREILRESRQFDVESLLVLASQEVIDRLLDEESTHLAELEQFIGHPIKLQVEMLYTQEHYDVVLV
- a CDS encoding nucleoside triphosphate pyrophosphatase; protein product: MKENPVIYLASRSPRRRALLSQIGISHALLEIDIDEQQRPDEEPIAYVLRLAREKAEAGAGLAAGGESLPVLAADTSVVVENRVLGKPMDRDHGLWMLKQLSGRTHQVYTAVALDWRGVEMELSHSEVSFRVLSEAEMTAYWATGEPADKAGGYAIQGVGARFVSMLHGSYSGVMGLPLFETAELLSRNGIQFDNENKSVIDV
- a CDS encoding YhdP family protein, with the protein product MLTVAKYLHARFWQSLAWLVIVAALLISALRLIVPLIDLDPYRRQIERVAEEGAGVDLKIGDMKAQVKGIHLALNFTDVSVLDEKSSEPLLYAPEVLVNIQLLESLISGRLRLGEATVIGTKLKLERFSDGSVALQGMGGVSEGDPDTVAAILLGQNQLRLLDTEIHLKSAIPDQPPLRLSGVNLELRNDGLRHQLSLSTRIGKRGEESVRLIADLLQKDASSLAMSGEFYFRCEGLVIGGRLPEWMPPSYTIDEGELEVELWGDLRQGELQNLRGKGQLSDFRITGPGRTEPFALARLSTGLEWKRLHDGWHLELDQLDIEQAHGEWPTEQVRITWQLLEQQQTRFELSADALSLKELNDFLAIQRLPNPALHAALGGLSPQGRLSRLEFGFLKPRQGDLTWHLKGEVDGYAHQPWQDVPGVSGLKLAFDGDQAGGWLRVDSSNLMLDSPNLFRKPLHARRAMGDFAWKFDLEKGLHLNSDHVQMSSPDVKTLSRIDLQIPFTGKDLFIDMQSDFWDADGSRKSDYLPVGIMPDELVSWLDKAVVSGYVKSGSFLLYGPLSEFPFLQHQGRFEVWFGVEDLILDYMSQWPRLSEGVAEVHFVNNGLQVILQEGMLLNSQLQDVAIEIERLKEASPVKIQGTATGSLQDLMAILGDTPLRSDFHAFVDAVEVDGATKTWVDLAIPLNKRDQLKIEGAVSFDQSALTIKKADLKIDRISGRLQFNRTGVMGKGIRARLLGDEIDLDVMPYSHEGEHWTRVKAHMPINLARLKQQFPEWKLDYFLGVGEGDVEVRIAHHESQVPVRLNLNSDLQGISITMPKPLGKAAESKVKFDMGADLRRDESTELRVRYDEKTHALFRFFEAREKPWIAAIGFSQEALSLEDAEGFHMSGHLERLNADSWISWVAQQAASGRGGPPTITMDLRVDELIALGTACPDTRFTYKNYADGYRINLTSETAQGMMQVPGQLDQQPIFGRFDYIKFDLEELARGITGQGDEQRQMTDLDPRDVPAINLTVEDLYINDNPMGKGYITWRKEADGITVDSLALVGDMVDLTGQGYWRLTPKGHSTSLNLKLHTNSLGDLQHALGIATGIEQAPTDVKAELYWPTSPLEMGAEKLYGSISLKVDKGLVNNVDPGVGRLIGLFSLNALGKRLALDFSDLFSKGLAFDSIEGNFTINDGDAYTSDLVMKSTAAVVDVRGRTGLATRSYDQKVVVTPNVSATLPLLGTLAINPTAGVALAMTQKLIGRLFDRIAMRTYEVTGSWDEPQFIQVNKSQEDTRGRALMPEMPGE
- the rlmH gene encoding 23S rRNA (pseudouridine(1915)-N(3))-methyltransferase RlmH; protein product: MNIYLISVGNRMPRWVAEGYEEYARRLPAECTLQLIEIAAGHRGKNADIARAMRDEGERMLKSIPKGCQVLALDVTGSAWSTERLAGKLEQWMSGGRDIALLVGGPEGLAPECLQRADGRWSLSPLTLPHPLVRVVVSEQLYRAWSMIRNHPYHRAG